The region ttagaCTTTAGCTTAGATACAGCCTGTATTATTAAAACAACAAGCATACCTTGCAATTTTCCAATTCAGATATCCTGTTCCTCATTAGAGTGTAACCCACACTTTCTGATCTGCATGGTTCTCAATTTTGTCCCTCTGACCGGGTGTGAACTGCTAAAATCTTGGTCCTATTGGATctgcaataaacatttttttttaaagtttgagaGTACGGTATTAGAGATAAATAAACTAACCCCAATAACTACTCTTcttaaacaatatttaaaaaattcaagctGCCCATATCATTGGCCTATGAATATTCCAAAATTAATTATCTGGTCGGTCCAAAAACTTCATTCTCTCTCTATAATAAAGTTTCACAGAGAAGCATACGCATACCAGGTACCCGACTgtttattaaagtaaaatgattCCAACCAATATTGCTCCAGCTGTATAGCTGAATCAGGACCTGGTCTATACTGGTcctgtataggcctataactAAAGAATCACAACACATTTGAATGAAGTAAACACTAAgaacttttcagaataccaccccaggccaGGCCCAGGGCATCCTGTTCAAATGGAAACTTGATTTGCGTCTAAgacatttcattcaaatctaacactaaatcaatttgatttcattcatgattactctgaagtaaaaaaagtttttgaataaaagaagctgctgagaaTTATACTTATTCATATAAGGATGAAATAGCGTGACGGACTAGACCTAAACTTCAACTTTCAAGCTTGAACTTAAGTTTGGGCCTAGTCCGTCCCCGCTATTTTCATACCCCATGACTACATCGACAATCTCGCTAGCCGGCTAGCACCGGCGATATCAAGACCGGATCCCGCTCTGACCAAAATCGAGTTTCTCGTTCCTAAAACAGGTCTgaaacaagtccacatctacccctgataattgacaataaaactgaaatacagGTTTACTTTTTGTCTACATGAAGCATTCCGATGAAGGTCTAGATCTACGACAAATGTTaagttaggcctattttttgagaaaatcaaATGACAGATGATTTATTTGGAAGTCAGGCAAAAGACATCGGAGTGTATGGATATGGAAATGGGGTTTACGTAGTAAAGTAATGCGGGATGGGCCCCGAACCCCGGCAAACACATCACCATTGCAAGTGagatcaaaacatgaaaattaacttaacttacttttattctCATGGAATGTCAGTAGATCATTATTGATGTTccctccaagattttctgctccaaTGAAGTTCACTCAAAAATCAcgatttcgaacatcaattctataAACAGATGATTAGTTGAGCTATTTCGTTGTAGAAACTGGAAATTCGCACAGTCCAGAAGAACAACACTTCGCACAGATCTCGTGGGGAATTGTGGGAAGGAAAAACGTGTTTAATTcataagatatgaataaaacattagcgtcTTAGCCAATCATGGAAGTGTATTTTGCGTAATTTGACGTcatttcatgaattaaacattgacccTCCAAAATCACCCTTCAAATTGTCCGCCGGCAGCCATATTGGctgtgtacaaaacctatgggaaataaaaacgcgcgaaaagagttacctctctagctcccttcgggagcttacgtatacgtaagatcgtatctctgtggtTATATCGCTATAGCCCGCCCTCTTCGGTACCACATCATTCTCTATGCAGTAATAAGACTCGTCCGTAATGTCCTGAGATAATAGTACGCCTCCTGTTGAATTATATTATCGTTACGAAGAATCGACACCAGGCTCGTCTGCTGATTCGCACTATTTGCCCCAATCAGGTTGATATGGCCATCAGCCTCCCCAATGGTCAAGAGGTGCCAGAAATACAATCATCGACCGTTATATCGCTATAGCCTGCCCTCTTCGGTACCACATCATTCTGTATGCAGTAATAAGACTCGTCCGTAATGTCCCGAGATAATAGTACGCCTCCTGTTGAATTATATTATCGTCACGAAGAATCGACACCAGGCTCATCTGCTGATTCGCAATATTTGCCCCAATCAGGTTGATACCATCAGCCTCCCCAATGGTCAAGAGGTGCCAGAAATACAATATTAAGATCGTGTCGTGTGGTCCTATAACCACCTTAAATctctcctgggttgagtgcagcacaaagtggatgaatttcttgctgaaggaaattacgccatggctgggattcgaacccactaccctctgttttaaagtcagaagacttatccactgggccactaTGCTCCACTCTACAAGATTCCCCTGGGGCTCGTTATCGTCGAATATCAGCGTTGTAATCAGGCAAAAGGCAGTTTCCGCACCGCGACACAGAACGATTTCAAGAGCacaaaaaatgtattgtcaaatgcccttcatgacattgggtgatttcaagttcagtgttgaccttttggtgttggtgttaggtcaatttttacacgattataacaccaaacataaaatgaagatgatcccgaaaagtcactcactggtTGTTGAGAGTCattaatgtgatctggatcagttttgaatactctgaataagttttggagctaggggaagcaattcAACTTTAAACACCAACGGCAAGGCCTACAcaggacttgaaatcacccaatgagcAACGAAGATGCCTTTGtagaaaattggtgaatcaaaatagAACTTCCGACATGCATTCTGGACAAAACGACATCATGTGCGACTTTTTGTCTGCTTAGAAACTTAGGACGAGCATGAGGAAACCGCCGTTTCATTTTACCAATTCTTGACATAGGCCTCCCAACTCTTCATTGTCATTCGACCATCGTTTTCAATACACTGTGTTCTTGAATTCGTTGTGCGGGGCGGTGCGAACACTTCCTAAAACCAAATATGAAACGCAACTCGAACTTCGACCAATCAGATCAGTGAGTGAAGTTGGCTCAATCGGTAAAGCGTCttcccgtcgaaccaaagatcttGGGTTCGAGAcaaccccgggcggatgacttaAGCCAGcggtgcgttgtgtgtaaacgtctctcccatgtttcacaGATGCAGGCTAcgttacagtggaaaacactccgtccctcggataggacgttaaatggaggccccgtgtagaggaaagtcaccacctttgcacgttaagaacccactgcactattcgtataagagctGGGGggaaccccggtgtagtggtccacctgcactccttTTAATCAGTTATAtatatatcgggaggagagacctgtgggtcacagtgattcagttcgcttttcacctcccaggcacaggtgaggCTAAACAAATTGGATTTCTTTTTAACTGGGTTTTAACGCAACTCTTATGCAATAGGTCTCTGCTTTCATTAGCTTCCAGGTTCCTCCATAATTCTTATCTTTCTTCATTCGTCCAAATTAGTATTCCAAAGACATTTTTAGATTAAAAGATATgattatgttttgtttattgtaAGCACcctctattttcttttaaaaatgtatacaaAACACACTTAATGACGggaaaaaaataggcctattttTCTGATTTGGCTAGACATGATTATGAAGCTTAAATTCAGGACTAAGTTTTATATAAAGGCAAgaatatatgtgtacatatgccaatatgtaaattatatcttgaaatgaagtgaagtaacaaagagttgtgattgatccaatctaCCTCAACTCtattctatggaaatccatcaatttcatagtttttcatacaggaaatttgcatcaTGTCCTTGTGTAAATAAAGAGAAGCTTAGGTATAGGAGCTGACTTGTtaagaaaaacaatgaatgcctgaatatacatcatattcaTCTCGGAAATATTTCAAacgaacatgcattttagatatgttggtgttgctggctttccatagttgcggttgatctgatcaatcgtatctctttAGACAGGGCCCCGATCGCACAAAGCTATTGGTTATTTCCAACGACATACAATCGGTCGGCTCGGAGTCAATTTTGTTCACTGTATAGCATAAGAAAGTCCTACATGAACGTAACTCGAACCACCTGTATACAATGTGATTAATACGTACagaaaacataatttataccCAATATCATACATCAGAGTCCTGATTGGGATCACTGGTGTATAGATTCGGGGGTGCTTGGGGCTAGCATCCCCCGATCCACCaccaagaaaacaaaacaagtggaatgcctctggccgtctcacctgcatcacgcgattcaacatagcagcagtgctgactttgaaaactactataactcgcacaagatgttcagtgatacttggttactcttatttccacgttttatgaactagaccaatacactttacagagataggatggtaattcaacaaatatccccaatgtggccaaagttcattgacctcacatgacctttgaccttgatcatgtgacctgaaacttgcacaggatattcggtgatacttgattactcttatgtccaagtttcaaaagtcagttcaataaacttgcgaagttatgatggtaattcaacagatacccccattatggccaaagttcattgacctttgaccttgttcatgtgacctaaaatgcgcacaggatgttcagtgatacttgattactcttatgtccaagttttatgaactagaccaacatacttttaaagttatgatggtaattcaacaaatacccccaattcggccaaagttcattgaccctaaatgacctttgaccttgatcatgtgacctgaaacttgcacaggatgttcagtgatacttgattactatcatgtccaagtttcatgaatcagatccaaaattttttaaagttttgattgtaattcaacagatacccccaaacggccaaagttcattgaccctaaatgacctttgaccttggtcatgtgacgtgaaactcttgcaggatgtttgatgatacttgattaaccttatgtctaagtttcatctaggtccatatactttctaagttatgatgacatttcaaaaacttaacctcaggttaagattttgatgttgattcccccaacatggtctaagttcattgaccctaaatgacctttgaccttggtcatgtgacatggaactctaataggatgttcagtaatacttgattaaccttatggccaagtttcatgaactaggtccatatactttctaagttatgatgtcatttcaaaaacttaacctcaggttaagatttgatgttgacaccgccgccgccgtcggaaaagcggcgcctatagtctcactctgctatgcaagtGAGACAATGAGTAGAAGGACgtgaaggaaaaaagagagtgAAAAATAACGTCACTTTctaaatatattgtcaaaaaaCATTCACAAAATTAGCTTATTTTATTAAGGGGGTCAAAATGTTGCTCGCTCGCgacttttttaaaagaaatttcgCTCCATACACTATGTTCGGCCCCTCAAAATACTTGGTTCATAACGCTACTGTGATGGATCATTCGTCGTATAGAGGAATTGACGGTTACTGCTTGGACTCCTTGATCTCCTTGGCCCATTGCTTGGACTCCTCGTATATCTGATCGAAGAGGTCCGGACCGAGTCGTGTCCTGATGCGATCCACGTACTCCTTCAGTTTGGGTCTATCCTTTGTAAAGTCATAGCCGCATACATTTGGATCCAAAATCtagagaaagggggagaaaagaggggaggggggggggagaaatttCATATAAGAGGAGCTTACGACTAATGATCCCgagtgtataggcctacatgcattTTTGAATAAGATAAGAATGTCAACATGTTTGATCGTATGTTGCCCACTTCCAACCCCATTCTGCAGACAAACCCTTTTAATCAAGTGAGAGGGCTGTGCATAcggctttttttttgggggggggagtaggCCCGGTGTCATGATTGCTGGACATTCTTTTGATAGAGGAAGTGTGACTCTCTCTCAAAAATGGGCTCAGATGcgaaatattgaattttccGACTTTTGTTGCAATGGCGTAGGCTATGGTTCTGGggctttttattgaaaataattccAAACTATTTTTGGTTTTGGATGAACCTTTATGGCACCCCACCCTAAATAGGCCTACTCCTTGTCTCCTACATAATTATACCTGCTCACGCACACACTGGATGATATCCAATATGTTTTGGTTATCATCGGAGAATGTTACtcagtaaaaaataatataaacacaCTGTTTAAGCCTGACACTCTAACAATATACGTTGTTTAAACCTTTTTGTACTTGTTTaaattttaaacaacttgtttaaacagttgcttaaaaagttcaaaagttaaaaaaaaaagtttgaacaatagttgttagagtgacgggcttatacaacgtgcttaaaattttaagcagCGTTTTTACAGTTTGTGTTTAAATATTGAAACCGTGCGAGAACGTGAGTAACAAAGAGTTGGATGGTCAAGTTGTGTGTTACCTCATTGACGGCTAGGGCATCTGCAACACTGATCTCGTCGCCACTGATAAAGGGTGTGTCTGAGATGAAGACCCGCTCAAAGACATCGAGAGAAACATTGCAGAACTTCACTTGCTCATCGATCCTCTCCTTCGGCAGCGGTTCGGGTACGAACAACTGTTCATGTTTTAAGGTATGATACAGCGCGTGTAAAAAAATGGTAATCCAAATCTAATAATATGAGATTATTGAACACTAATTTCTTAAAATTGGCTGAATACAGTTGAGAACAGAGGACGATTGACAGTGGCGTAactgcggggggggggcatgggggcacgtgcccccccccccatcggctggcaaaaaaaaactgtaaaaaaggagaaaaagagggaggaaggaagagaaacgtaatggggaaattgttcattataatgttatatcatattatgttttattatataagaagcattttttcatcactttattAAACATTGTTTGCTCAGGGCccatgtcttcattgttcctggtgctcgcatagactgtttaacgagatatataatcctgttgtactaaaacctcctgttttcaaatcaatatactgtacgccaaatatatttccccGCAATTcgagtttttattgttttatgtagtgacatttgcttctttttcaagaccacttaaagtgattgccctattttatggtcttattataaaacatttcctgtccgtgcttacgttaaTATTAGTTGATTGATGAGATGTCTGCTTTTCatggattcctaaaatcagtccttaaaatgtcaatttttctgatagattttcagctcgcgcttcgcgctcgcatcattaggttaatgaaatacgtacggtcttcgtgaattcctgcaaacaagccttagaatgcccctcttcatgtctgaatttccttaATTTTCAGGTCGcacttgcagtatttgattagtgagatgcatatcatgattaaaattactacaaaaagtgtttaatatgttttaacaaaatcagcaatatGGTGAGaaatgtatactcttaatggattcttaaaatataatccttaaaatgtccctgtccGTGGTCAATGTATACAaaagtttcagctcgcgcttcgcgctcgcattatttgtttagcgagacaggtacgtattatgattacaaaataattgcctataatgtccctttttaggtctggatatgaaaaattttcagctcgcgcttcgcgctcgcattatttaaccagtgagatacatatccgtttaatggcactgcatgtatTTGAAATGTCTCTATTTGGTCAGcatatacctggcaactgagcgcgctccCTAATTGACTCGAAATTTTTTGCTGatccgtgacccacggtacgccactgactattGAAATGTATTTGTAATATGTGCAAAACATGCTTAAAGGTGCACGAACTGCATGATCCGAGGATGTACTCGATAGTCTGTATTTCGTCGTATTAAATGTGAAGTTCGTTAGTATTTGCTAATTGGGTGGGTGAGTGCACCCGCATCCATACGCCTCTCTCCTCTCGATCGTTCTGctcacacacccacccacacaatCTCTCtcatttatgtttattatgtgtgtgtgtgtgtgtgtgtgcgatgatgatgaggatgataatgatgttatcaatagtaatgataataataacaataatacacACTATTTTCTCCACGAGCCCGGAAAGCGGTTCCCTCATCCCTTGGTGATGAAATGAGATGTACTCGTCGATCTTAGCCCGGTGGCTCAGGTCGGCAGGGTACCAGTGATCCGGATATTTATCTGGAAATTTAGCTGCTAGGTACCGGATGATTGCAACACTacaatgaatgaatttaaaaacattgaaaatgctgtaaaaaaaatcagcttatagatgttttttttttggaatgaTTATCTTGCGAATTTTAGACCATGTTTAAAACATTAGCATTCTGCATAGACCCTGCCCCCTCCCTTTGTCTAAAACTTTTTGGTCAGACGGTGTGAATATTTTGTAGAGAGAAAAAACCccaaataggcctataatatgaGAACTCGAATTAAATAAAAGCATTGGTTTGTTTTGAAACAAAACAATTCACAATTcctctcaaataaaaaaaaaatatatcaacaattgaaatgttggaggagtgacaagtCCACGTCTTATTTCCAACTTTGCATGAAGCTGAATCCAACAATAAATATTATAATGGCTCGAACCATTTAATGAGGTATAATTAAATGCAGCATTtagaacatgtagaaaaaaGGTTGCCACTCCAAACTCCAAACTTTCAAATGTTCCTTTAACGTTtcaatttttagagtgtatttatttcattttatttttctggtttgtttttaattagtTTTAGTATGATGTTGATTGGTTCAAGTTAacatttattaattaatattattataacaCGTCCTATTTGTAATAGGTCCTGTGTTTCACATCTGTGATAAATTctgatgattaaaaataaatcaagatcAGCTCCAACtacacaaatatatatttatctatttaaacAATgtgaatttaaatataaatctaaaatattttactttaaatcttttgtcattattttgaaagctaaaaataaatccaatatTCGGCTGGTACGTCACTTTTCATACCCCACCTAGTTCTATTACAAATCCTTGAAAATTGTCAGAACACTAAAAGATACCGTAGCATTTACAGTGTTGATAAATATTTACCTCTCAGATATGGATAAGCTTCCGTGCTTCATACCAGGCACCTTCATTAGCGGACAGAGACTCGAATATTCGGGCTTCTTCTGATCCCCTGAATTAGGAGGGGTGAGTGAGGGGGTGGGGTTATAGTGGAGGGATCGAATGGTAGAGAGCGGCCAAagagttattatttttattatattatttatttattattattattatatcataacAGCATGAGATACAAATCCGAAGCTTGCTTCTGGGCCAGAATAttagaataaaaatgagaagatAATAAAGGTTACTGAGTAGGAAGATACTGATtaataatataacatttcatCTGTTTGATATGTACTGCCATATTTAAAGGCCAATTTTATGAAAGCATATATAAGTCTTTTTCCACTCCGTCCGAATCTACCGTAATACTAGTGAGTTTTCACATACTcaactcaattcaattcaattcgaataaacatttattttcttctatttcattacatttttttcgtaaacataaattcatacataaatcaatttgttatgaaaaatataaatatgtacatgttggCTTTAAAGAAGTTGGGTCGTCGACGCAGaacgaaaaaaaatgtgactGTTGAGTAAACAATTATATTGTCAGATATTTCGATTAATTCATCAAGTCAATGAACAATACAACGCCGTAATCATGGAAAAGACACAACCCTTTGCTGATCTGAGACACATACTGCATGTGTTGCTCTTTGGACCTTTCAAATCGCTTATTAAACATCCGAGCTATGTTTATAACAATTGATTCAGTTTTATCATGTTCAtagcataggcggatccaggggggcccgaggggcctcTTCCCctccctattggcggagcaaaaagaaaaagaaaaaagggggaaaaaagggaaaaaagagggaaaagagaggagaaaagaagagaggcaaacataagaggagaaagatgagtgaataaaataagatggggaagacttggaaaacaattttaaagaaatctttcatgtcgggatgtaaaattttcgctcgtgcttcgcgctcacatcgccttttaggtgatttacatatcttgctcaaaatatcaaatttttaagtcaatatacaaaacatatttcagatgggaaattgaactttcattattttgtttgatttaaaaactgatttttaaaaagtggtctGTAAAAATTTcggttttatggtctgaatattaacattttctgcttgtgctgcgcgctcgcaaaatttgatttgtcaggtacctattattttcctgtattatATAAAGTTCTCAcaatatccctattcaggtcagattgtcagaacgtatcagctagcgctgcatgctcgcattttgattagtgagttatcatattgattctaaaacaaatacttaaaatcacca is a window of Lytechinus variegatus isolate NC3 chromosome 2, Lvar_3.0, whole genome shotgun sequence DNA encoding:
- the LOC121409490 gene encoding glutathione S-transferase theta-3-like — encoded protein: MEPTIYVDMRSQPCRAVVMFLSCSTIPHSISKVDVLKGDQKKPEYSSLCPLMKVPGMKHGSLSISESVAIIRYLAAKFPDKYPDHWYPADLSHRAKIDEYISFHHQGMREPLSGLVEKILFVPEPLPKERIDEQVKFCNVSLDVFERVFISDTPFISGDEISVADALAVNEILDPNVCGYDFTKDRPKLKEYVDRIRTRLGPDLFDQIYEESKQWAKEIKESKQ